CATCTGCacgtaaatatacatttatgcgcaattatatatgtgtaagtaaatatgtatgtgcgtCATGAATGAGGAgtgaataaacaaataattatatatttatatttattgtatacatattatgtatatataagttaaatttatatttatgtgaacataaataaatatatatatgtatgttaaaCGTATGGGTATTCATGGACCCACAGCCATACATGCTTACGTAAGTGGTATACACAcagatatgtatatatatatatatatatatatatatatatatatatatatatatatatatacatattcgtataggtatacatatacacacactgCATATAAAAAGAGGTACTCCACTAAAATGAGACGTATGTTAAGCACAAATTAATGATACCAGTATAAGCatgaaaaagagaaaattagAAAGATGTATTTATCAAATATTAAACAGATTAAAAAtctatgtaaatatatggataaaaataaaaaatgtaataaaatacgTCGTAGGACATCTTAcgttaaggaaaaaatttaatgttaAAACCTATAGAAAAAGACGAATATGCCCATCTATGACTTTAGTTCTTGATTTAGACgaaacattaatatattgtactaaaaaaaaaaaatataatcatcAAAAAGAAGTGGACGTATtaataaatggaaaatatttttctttatatgtatgtaagaGGCCATAtatagatttatttttttctgttctttatccattttatgaaattataatatttactaCAGCAATAAAGTCATATGCTGATACAGTTCTCAATATAGTGGATGTTGATCATTACATtgacaaaaaattttacagaGAAGATTGCTTtgaaatgaacaaaaaagtttatataaaaaatttagtaaatattaaaaaagaaatttcgaaaattgttttaattgATGATTCAGATTTATCAGGTTTAAAATACCCAGAAAACTTTTTCCCAATCAAAAAATGGAGAGGGGATTTAAATGATACTGAATTGTTAGatataattcctttttttttaaatttaagaaaagTACGTGATATAAGATCAATATGTTCTTTTAGGTTAAAAACACAAAATGAAATTTCCAAAATGCTGAGTACAGCACCATTTAAAcaagtaaaatatttgacTGAAGAAAATTCCAAAACTTTATATACGCATTCATTAGCTTTTCAAgcaattaattatttaaaaatttttatgaacaagttCAGATATGCTAGCTCAAAAAAACAGTGGAATGAGTTgggaaaaaaagtaaatagtAAATTAAAATCCTATCCCTATTCCCTTTCAAAACTTAAGGGATCAAGTGATgatgaacaaaaaaagaaacaaagaaaaaaaaaatatacacagGAAATAACAACACACTTAACAGGTCAGTGAGGAAACCGCTGCTACCCCCTTCATACAGACACAAATGTGGTTGCTTTTACACTTTTCGtaaaatacaaacatatgTCTAGActgaattaaaaataagtgtACTTATGTGTgtgcaaaaagaaaaaaaaatttattatgacCATTTTAGCTAGTTATCCTACTGTCCCATTTTTTAAAGTGCAAATAATTCTATAGTGTTATTTATGCATACGTAAATACCTACATACATGtattcaaatatacatatgtttaaACGTACACACATTCAAACGTGTACATATTCAAACGTACACATATTCAAACGCATACATATTCAAACGTCCACATATTCAAACGTACACATATTCAAACGTACACATATTCAAACGTATACATATTCAAACGTATACATATTCAAACGTATACATATTCAAACGTATACATATtcaaacatatacatattcaaacgtatacatattcaaacatatacatattcaaaCGTACACATATTCAAACGTACACATATTCAAACGTATGCATATTCAAACGTATGCATATTCAAACGTACATATGTTCATACATACGTACCTATATATACTTGTAAAACTACAacataatttgtttttttgtgtgtgctttttttttttttttttttgatggTATTAAAAATGGTAGAACATATtcatgaatatttatatatatatatattatatacatacgtatgtatacaaaaaagataaattaaaaaagggctttttttttttttttttttttcaagttttaaatatcattaattattatttattatgaagATATACAGTTGtaattcatatacatatatacttgcGCGAATacgtataatatatgcatacatacatacgtacaagTGTGTGTATATGATCTTCTTCAtccatttaattaaaaaattatgaataaacTACTCAAAAattaacagaaaaaatacatttatttttaatatctcGAAGACAAATTTTAGTAACCTTGAAAGCGTGTACATATCGTGTTTATATAACGCATTTATACAACGCTTTTGTATAATCTATATACGTTTAACCTATTTGTATAatctatatatgtt
The window above is part of the Plasmodium malariae genome assembly, chromosome: 10 genome. Proteins encoded here:
- the PmUG01_10028700 gene encoding NLI interacting factor-like phosphatase, putative, which encodes MKKRKLERCIYQILNRLKIYVNIWIKIKNVIKYVVGHLTLRKKFNVKTYRKRRICPSMTLVLDLDETLIYCTKKKKYNHQKEVDVLINGKYFSLYVCKRPYIDLFFSVLYPFYEIIIFTTAIKSYADTVLNIVDVDHYIDKKFYREDCFEMNKKVYIKNLVNIKKEISKIVLIDDSDLSGLKYPENFFPIKKWRGDLNDTELLDIIPFFLNLRKVRDIRSICSFRLKTQNEISKMLSTAPFKQVKYLTEENSKTLYTHSLAFQAINYLKIFMNKFRYASSKKQWNELGKKVNSKLKSYPYSLSKLKGSSDDEQKKKQRKKKYTQEITTHLTGQ